A window of Methanobrevibacter boviskoreani JH1 genomic DNA:
TTATGTTCTTATAATCTTCTTTACAATCCTTTGTATTGTATATGGGATTGTAAATTGGAATAAAGGGGAAGAATAAGAGAACTATCTCTATTTTTTTTATTTTTTTTTTAAATATTTATTAAAGCATGATCTTTTTTTAATTAATATAATTTATTTAGGGGCCTGAATTTTTTTTATTTTTTTTATGGTTTATTTTTGCTTGTTTTTTATA
This region includes:
- a CDS encoding symporter small accessory protein, with product MSVLGIEDPMIWGVYVLIIFFTILCIVYGIVNWNKGEE